The following are encoded together in the Xanthobacter autotrophicus Py2 genome:
- a CDS encoding ABC transporter related (PFAM: ABC transporter related~SMART: AAA ATPase~KEGG: rle:RL0491 putative ATP-binding component of ABC transporter) yields MSTNTFSTSHLGTDTGVRRPLIEARGLVKRYGRVTALDHADFDLYPGEILAVIGDNGAGKSSLIRALSGALVPDEGEIRFDGKPVQFRSPLDAQAAGIETVYQSLALAPGLSIADNLFLGRELRKPGVLGSVFRMLDRKTMQRMAREKLTELGLMTVQSINQPVETLSGGQRQGIAVARATAFGSRVVILDEPTAALGVKESRRVLELILDVRRRGIAVVLISHNMPHVFEIADRIHIHRLGRRLTVVQPSTCTMSDAVALMTGARAPQELAA; encoded by the coding sequence ATGAGCACGAATACTTTCAGCACGAGCCATCTCGGCACGGACACCGGCGTGCGCCGGCCGCTCATCGAGGCGCGGGGCCTGGTCAAGCGCTACGGCCGTGTCACGGCCCTCGACCATGCGGATTTCGACCTCTATCCGGGGGAGATCCTGGCGGTGATCGGCGACAATGGCGCCGGCAAGTCCTCCCTCATCCGCGCCCTTTCCGGGGCGCTGGTGCCGGACGAGGGCGAGATCCGCTTCGACGGCAAGCCGGTGCAGTTCCGCTCCCCCCTCGACGCGCAGGCGGCGGGGATCGAGACCGTCTACCAGTCACTGGCGCTGGCGCCGGGCCTGTCGATTGCCGACAACCTGTTCCTCGGCCGCGAGCTGCGCAAGCCGGGGGTGCTTGGCTCGGTGTTCCGCATGCTCGACCGCAAGACCATGCAGCGCATGGCCCGCGAGAAGCTCACCGAGCTGGGGCTGATGACGGTGCAGTCCATCAACCAGCCGGTGGAGACGCTCTCGGGCGGCCAGCGGCAGGGCATCGCGGTGGCCCGCGCTACCGCCTTCGGCTCACGGGTGGTGATCCTCGACGAGCCCACAGCTGCGCTGGGCGTGAAGGAATCCCGCCGGGTGCTGGAGCTGATCCTCGACGTGCGCCGGCGCGGCATCGCCGTGGTGCTCATCAGCCACAACATGCCCCATGTGTTCGAGATCGCCGACCGCATTCACATCCACCGGCTGGGGCGGCGGCTCACCGTGGTCCAGCCCTCGACCTGCACCATGTCGGACGCGGTGGCGCTGATGACCGGCGCCCGCGCGCCACAGGAACTGGCCGCCTGA
- a CDS encoding ROK family protein (PFAM: ROK family protein~KEGG: sme:SMc02172 putative transcription regulator protein): protein MQRSPLKDDSGPVHASHGRGTNQTGVRLYNERLILSLIRRHGRLTKVDIARLTGLSLQTTTVVMNRLEADGLLLAGERQRGRIGQPAVPYSLNPDGAYGLGMVVGRRACELVLMDFVAGVRRRERLTYPYPLPDQLIAFAGRTLPDLIATLSPAAQARICGTGIATPFELWNWEEVLEAPKDALAGWHDFDLGAELSRIAPGPVRVINDATAACAAELTFGGGSAYRDFAYFYIATFIGGGIVLNGSLFPGRSGNAGAFGSMPVVARGPGGGAGVQQLIRSASLYRLERQLGAIGIAGSQLWEQPDDWSRFSAPVDAWIEEAAEGLAQAIASCLAVVDFEAMVIDGAFPAPVRDKLVKRTAAAFARLDRQGLTETRIVAGTMGRAARAIGGAALPLLDTFGRDLDVLFKD, encoded by the coding sequence ATGCAGCGCAGTCCCCTGAAGGACGATTCTGGCCCGGTCCACGCCTCGCACGGGCGCGGCACGAACCAGACTGGCGTGCGCCTCTACAACGAGCGGCTGATCCTCTCCCTCATCCGCCGCCACGGTCGACTGACCAAGGTGGACATCGCCCGCCTCACCGGCCTGTCGCTGCAGACCACCACGGTGGTCATGAACCGGCTGGAGGCCGACGGCCTGCTGCTCGCGGGCGAGCGCCAGCGCGGGCGGATCGGCCAGCCGGCGGTGCCCTATTCGCTCAATCCCGACGGCGCCTACGGCCTCGGCATGGTGGTGGGCCGGCGCGCCTGCGAGCTGGTGCTGATGGATTTCGTCGCGGGCGTGCGCCGGCGCGAGCGCCTGACCTATCCCTATCCCCTGCCCGACCAGCTCATCGCCTTCGCCGGCCGCACCCTTCCCGACCTCATCGCGACGCTTTCGCCCGCAGCCCAGGCGCGCATCTGCGGCACCGGCATCGCCACGCCGTTCGAGCTGTGGAACTGGGAGGAAGTGCTGGAGGCCCCCAAGGATGCCCTTGCCGGGTGGCACGACTTCGACCTGGGCGCCGAGCTGTCCCGCATCGCCCCCGGTCCGGTGCGGGTCATCAACGACGCCACCGCCGCCTGCGCCGCAGAGCTGACCTTCGGCGGCGGTTCGGCCTATCGCGACTTCGCCTATTTCTACATCGCCACCTTCATCGGCGGCGGCATCGTGCTGAACGGCAGCCTGTTTCCCGGCCGCAGCGGCAATGCCGGCGCCTTCGGCTCCATGCCGGTGGTGGCCCGCGGACCCGGCGGCGGCGCGGGGGTCCAGCAGCTCATCCGCTCGGCCTCCCTCTACCGGCTGGAGCGCCAGCTCGGCGCCATCGGCATCGCCGGTTCCCAGTTGTGGGAGCAGCCCGACGACTGGAGCCGCTTTTCCGCCCCCGTGGACGCCTGGATCGAGGAGGCCGCCGAGGGCCTCGCCCAGGCCATCGCCTCCTGCCTCGCGGTGGTGGATTTCGAGGCCATGGTCATCGACGGCGCCTTCCCGGCGCCGGTGCGGGACAAGCTGGTGAAACGCACAGCCGCCGCCTTCGCGCGCCTCGACCGGCAGGGCCTGACCGAGACCCGCATCGTCGCCGGCACCATGGGCCGCGCGGCGCGCGCCATCGGCGGTGCCGCCTTGCCTTTGCTCGACACCTTCGGCCGCGACCTCGACGTTCTGTTCAAGGACTGA
- a CDS encoding RbsD or FucU transport (PFAM: RbsD or FucU transport~KEGG: mlo:mll7581 fucose operon fucU protein), with translation MLKGIDPLLGPDLLATLRAMGHGDEIAIVDANYPAEAHARRLVRMDGHDAPRLVDAVLSVMPLDTDVAEAAFRPCAFGDCAREESVFSEFEAAIAAREPGFSLVPIAGPSFYDRVRAAYAIVASGERRLYGNIILRKGVIRPQGDTA, from the coding sequence ATGCTCAAAGGCATCGACCCCTTGCTGGGCCCCGATCTGCTGGCCACCCTGCGCGCCATGGGCCACGGCGACGAGATCGCCATCGTGGACGCCAATTATCCGGCTGAGGCCCACGCCAGGCGGCTGGTGCGCATGGACGGACACGATGCCCCGCGCCTCGTCGATGCCGTGCTCTCGGTGATGCCGCTCGATACCGACGTGGCTGAGGCCGCCTTCCGGCCCTGCGCCTTCGGCGACTGCGCGCGCGAGGAGAGCGTGTTTTCGGAGTTCGAGGCCGCCATCGCCGCCCGCGAGCCCGGCTTCAGCCTGGTGCCCATCGCCGGCCCGAGCTTCTACGACCGGGTGCGCGCGGCCTATGCCATCGTCGCCAGCGGCGAGCGCCGGCTCTACGGCAACATCATCCTGCGCAAGGGCGTGATCCGACCGCAAGGGGACACGGCATGA
- a CDS encoding hypothetical protein (KEGG: atc:AGR_L_572 hypothetical protein), translating into MTLPPSRTPRPPRRRAGPLAAACCAVLSLAILSLAAPARAADLATAPAPAATAFSPPPESKWQFSAVLYGWATGINGNLGIRDLPTFPVDASFADILSHFDGAVMGSFLAKKDNWTLFADLFWSQLSASKSIDDGRGTQLDLSQRLLIVSGAAGYRLPIGGPGFDLSATAGFRYQRLTADTTLSSFGGILSVSETDVKDWLDPVFGLALQYRINEKWFLNALADVGGFGLPSSSKLTSQGLISVGYNWTEAWSTAIGYRALYTDYESVTGPRANFRYETTLHGPFMSIAYHF; encoded by the coding sequence ATGACCCTGCCCCCTTCGCGCACGCCAAGGCCTCCGCGCCGCCGCGCCGGCCCCCTTGCTGCCGCCTGCTGCGCGGTCCTGTCGCTTGCCATCCTGTCGCTTGCCGCTCCCGCCCGCGCCGCCGACCTCGCGACCGCCCCGGCCCCGGCCGCGACCGCATTTTCGCCGCCGCCGGAATCCAAATGGCAGTTCTCGGCGGTGCTTTACGGCTGGGCCACGGGCATCAACGGCAACCTCGGCATCCGTGACCTGCCGACCTTTCCGGTGGATGCCTCGTTCGCCGACATCCTGTCCCATTTCGACGGCGCGGTGATGGGCAGCTTCCTCGCCAAGAAGGACAACTGGACCCTGTTCGCCGACCTGTTCTGGTCGCAGCTGAGCGCCAGCAAGTCCATCGATGACGGCCGGGGCACGCAGCTCGACCTCTCGCAGCGCCTCCTCATCGTCTCCGGCGCCGCCGGCTATCGCCTGCCCATCGGCGGGCCGGGCTTCGACCTCAGCGCCACGGCGGGCTTCCGCTACCAGCGCCTGACCGCCGACACCACGCTCTCCTCTTTCGGCGGCATCCTGTCCGTTTCCGAAACCGACGTGAAGGACTGGCTGGATCCGGTGTTCGGCCTCGCCCTGCAATATCGCATCAACGAGAAGTGGTTCCTCAACGCCCTTGCCGACGTAGGCGGCTTCGGGCTCCCCTCCAGCTCCAAGCTGACATCGCAGGGACTGATCTCGGTGGGCTACAACTGGACCGAGGCCTGGTCCACGGCCATCGGCTACCGGGCGCTCTATACCGACTATGAATCGGTGACCGGCCCGCGAGCCAACTTCCGCTACGAGACGACGCTGCACGGCCCCTTCATGAGCATCGCCTATCACTTTTGA
- a CDS encoding PfkB domain protein (PFAM: PfkB domain protein~KEGG: psa:PST_2188 fructokinase) codes for MILVCGEALIDLLVGAPEGNEMPARAVAGGSPFNVAVGLARLGAPTAFFGGISSDRFGTHLVDVLAREGVDPRFVVRSDSLSTISVVATQADGQPLYSFHGAGAADRMLAPDRLPPVLPDEVRALTFGSYTLVVEPVASTYAALAEREAGRRVISVDPNLRPGVVGDLSRWAETTERFFRTADIVKASDEDIHIAFGGRMGLTDAARRFLDLGAKLVVITRGDKGAVAYSQLGEVSVPGRSVVVRDTVGAGDTFHAALLAGLHRTGRLEGAAIATLDTEAMGELVAYGTAAAAITCSRAGADLPTAAEVEASLTLAMAS; via the coding sequence ATGATCCTGGTCTGCGGCGAAGCCCTCATCGACCTGCTGGTGGGCGCCCCCGAGGGCAACGAGATGCCGGCCCGCGCGGTGGCCGGCGGCTCCCCCTTCAACGTGGCGGTGGGCCTGGCCCGGCTCGGCGCGCCCACCGCCTTCTTCGGCGGCATCTCAAGCGACCGGTTCGGCACCCACCTTGTGGACGTGCTGGCCCGCGAGGGCGTGGACCCGCGCTTCGTGGTGCGCTCCGACAGCCTCTCCACCATCTCGGTGGTAGCGACCCAGGCCGACGGCCAGCCGCTCTATTCCTTCCATGGCGCGGGCGCGGCCGACCGCATGCTCGCCCCCGACCGCCTGCCACCGGTCCTGCCGGACGAGGTGCGCGCCCTGACCTTCGGCTCCTACACCCTGGTGGTGGAGCCGGTGGCCTCCACCTATGCGGCGCTGGCCGAGCGGGAAGCCGGGCGGCGCGTCATCAGCGTCGATCCCAACCTGCGACCGGGGGTGGTGGGCGACCTGAGCCGCTGGGCCGAAACGACGGAGCGCTTCTTCCGCACCGCCGACATCGTGAAGGCCAGCGACGAGGACATCCACATCGCCTTCGGCGGGCGCATGGGCCTCACCGATGCGGCGCGCCGGTTCCTCGACCTCGGCGCGAAGCTGGTGGTGATCACCCGTGGCGACAAGGGCGCCGTCGCCTACTCCCAGCTCGGGGAGGTCAGCGTGCCGGGGCGCAGCGTCGTGGTGCGCGATACGGTGGGCGCAGGCGACACCTTCCACGCCGCCCTGCTCGCCGGGCTGCACCGCACCGGCCGCCTCGAAGGCGCTGCCATCGCCACCCTCGACACCGAGGCCATGGGCGAGCTGGTGGCCTATGGCACGGCGGCGGCCGCCATCACCTGCTCGCGCGCCGGGGCGGACCTGCCCACCGCCGCTGAAGTGGAAGCCAGCCTCACGCTTGCCATGGCGAGCTGA